Below is a window of Mycolicibacterium rhodesiae NBB3 DNA.
CCACAGCCATACCGCACCGAGCAGCATATTGCTGGCCGCCAGGATTGGACCGAACGGGGTGGCGGCACCGATCACCATCGCGAATGCGGCGGCAGGGATGGCCGCACAGACGTACACGCGTCCCGTGCGACGGTGCAGCGCCGGGTGCCGCCGACGTAACCCGGGCCAGATCTGCGCGACGGCGGAGATCATCGCGACGCTCCCGAACATCACGTGCGCGACCAGTAGCGGATAGTGCATCCCGAACGTCGAGGGCACCCGGGTGCCGCCGGTGAGATACGGCGGCAGCGAGAACAGCAGGAACGCTGCGACTACGACACCGAGAAGAACGATCGACAAGCCCGCGCGCAACCGTATTGCGTATGCCATACGCAAAAAGCGTACGCCATACGCGGCGGCGCCGCAATCATCTAAGCTGGCAGCAAATGAGCGATCCACTGCCCCGCGCGCTGGAGATCCTGTGGGAGGAGGCGAGCGCACCGAGGCGCTCGGGGGGACTGAGCCGCGAGCGCATCGTCGCCGCGGCCATCGAACTGGCCGACGCAGACGGCCTCGGCGGGCTGTCGATGGCCCGGCTGGCTGAGCGGCTCGGCTGCGGAACCATGTCGCTGTACCGGCACGTCGCCAACAAGGACGAGCTGGTGACCTTCATGCTCTCGACGGCGCCGGGACCCCCACCCGGACCCGCCGATTCCTCGAATTGGCGTGCGGGTCTTACTGATTGGGCCACTGGACTTTGGAACATCTACCACCAGCACCCCTGGGTACTGGCCGCCGCCGCTGCCGGTCCCCCCGCGGACCCCGGGCAGGTGGCCTGGCTGGATGCGGGACTGGCCGCGCTGCGCGGGACGGAGCTGACCGAACGCGACAAGCTCGCCGCGGTGATGGCCGTGCTGCATTTCGTCCGCGGTGCGGCGGCACTGAACATCGAGGCGGCACAGGTCGAGATCCCGGACTACCCGATGCTGCTTCGGCGGCTTCTCGACGAGCAGCGCTTCCCCGCGCTCGCCGCCGCTCTGGAGGCAGGTGCCTTCGACACTGCCGACGAAGACCACCTGGCCGATTTCCACTCGGGCCTGCGGCAGCTGCTCGACGGCGTGGCGACCAGAATGACGGCGCGCGGTTGACTCTGTGGAACGGTTTGTGATTTCGCGGTAGCGGCAACACGTGTAGCCGTGCAGGAAAGCGGCCCCGGTGAGAGTATGCCTCCAGTGGCGACAACCAAACCGCAGACCATTTCGTATCCGCATCCCAGCTCGCGTCCCGGCCGGCAGGATGACTATGCGGTCGACCCGCATGTCGTGGTCTTGTTCGGCGCCACGGGCGATCTGGCCAGGCGCAAGCTGATTCCCGGTTTGGCGTATCTGGATCAGTCCGAACTGGCACCTCACATCGAGATCGTCGCGACCTCGCTGGAGGACATCTCCACCGAGGACTTCCTCGAGCTGGCCAAGGATGCCATCGACGAGTTCGGCACCCACAAGCTGAGCGAAGAGCAGTGGACCCGCTTCTCCGAAACCGTCACCTATGTCCCACAGAGCGAGGGGTCCGAAGCGCTGGCTGCCGCGGTCACCGCCGCCGAAGAAAAGCTGGGCCCCGACGTTCGCCGGTTGCACTACTTGTCGGTGCCGCCGAAGGCGGCCCGCGCGGTGATCACGACGCTGAAGGATGCCAACCTAATCGACCGCTCGCGGGTGGTGATGGAGAAGCCGTTCGGTACCGACCTGGCCAGCGCCGTCGAGCTGAATGACTTCGTTCATCAGACGTTCGACGAAAGCCAGATCTTTCGCATCGACCACTTCCTCGGTAAGGAAGCAGCTCAGAACATCCTGGCGTTCCGTTTTGCCAACGGCCTGTTCGAACCGATCTGGAACCGCAACTTCATCGACCACATCCAGATCGATATCCCCGAGACCCTTGGTCTGGACGAGCGCGCCAACTTCTACGAAAGCACCGGCGCCTACAAGGACATGGTGGTCACCCATCTCCTACAGGTGATGGCGTTCGTCGTGATGGAACCCCCGACCGCATTGGAACCGCGCGCGATCAGCGAAGAAAAGAACAAGGTGTTCCGGTCGATGTTGCCGATCAATTGCGCCGACGTGGTGCGCGGTCAATTCGCCGGCTACCGCGACCTCGACGGCGTCGCAAAGGATTCCGACACCGAGACGTTCATCGCTTTGAAGGTCGGTATCGACAACTGGCGATGGGCCGGAGTTCCGATCTACCTGCGCACGGGGAAGCGCATGGCCGAGGGCATCCGCATCATCTCGATCGCATTCAAGGAGGCGCCCCGGTCGATGTTCCCCGCCGGGTCGGGCGTCGGCTCCCAAGGACCCGACCACCTGACCTTCGACTTGGCCGACAACTCCAAAGTGTCGCTGTCGTTCTATGGCAAGCGACCCGGGCCGGGCATGAAACTCGACAAGCTGTCGATGCAGTTCTCGACGCAGGAGATCGACACGGTCGGTGGCGTTCTCGAGGCGTATGAGCGCCTGATCCTCGACGCGATGCGCGGCGATCACACCCTCTTCACCACCGCCGAGGGCATCGAGTCCCTTTGGGAGCGTTCGGAGACGCTGATCAACGACCCGCCGTCGGTGAAGTCGTACCCGCAGGGAACGTGGGGCCCCAACGCGATCCATCAGCTGATTGCGCCCAACGCGTGGCGGCTACCCTTCGAGCGGGCCTGGCGCGAGAACAAGAACGGCAACGACTGCTAGCGCGACCCTGAGTCAGGGCATGTATCAACGACACTCCGACATCATCTGGCGTACAACGTATTTCGAGTCGGCTTCGGCGGGCGGGTGGGCGCCTTCGGACTGAAGCGCTCCGGTACGAATGGCGTCAGCAATGCTCGACCCACGTTGATTGCCACGCAATCGCTGCCAGGGGGAATCTGGCGCTGGCAAATCATGTGAAGATCCCCTAACCATGCGGCACCCGGCATGGGTCGGATAACGTTTCTTATGTGCCAAGCATGATGTCGGGCTTCGACGACTGGCTGAACCGTGCGCTCGAGGAGTGCGCGCGCAATGCCGGTGAGGACGTGAACACCTACGTCCGGCGCGCGGTGGCATCACAGATGGTCGCCGACCAGAGGCGCGCAGAGACGATTCCGATCAAGGAACTGCTCGATCACCTCTCTGACTCCGGGGTGCTCGAAAGCGACTCGATGCCCGACGTCGCGGCAGCGGTGTCCGATCCGGGCCGTTTGCAGGCGCTGCGGAGCACCGGTTTGCTCGACAGCCCGCCGGAGGAGGTCTACGACCGGATCACGAGGGCAGCCGCCGACGCGCTGGATACCCCGTTCGCGGCCATGACGCTCATCGACGCCGACCGCCAGTACTTCAAGAGCACCCTCGGAATGGGTGACATGTCCGTCCCGGCGCACCGGCAGGCGCCCCTGGACCAATCGATCTGTCAGTACGCCGTGGCGGACGGCTCTCCGCTGGTTCTCGAGGACGCCCGAAGCGATCCGGTATTCCAGAAGCATCCCGTGGTCCGCAGCGGCGCCGTCATCGCATACCTCGGGATACCGCTGATCGATCATGAGGGACACGCCATCGGCACACTGTGCGTGTTCGACGACAAGCCGCGGATGTGGGGCACCGGTCACGTTCAGGTGCTCAGCGATCTGGCGCAACTCGTGATGGATCGAGTTTTCGGTGCCGGGCCTGCTGCGAGCCGCTAGAGCAGATGCTCACAGTTAACCTTCGGTGAGCAACCGGCAGTAACGAAATTAACTAACTCTTGACCCGGACGCACAATTACCTGCGTGGCGAGTATTGTCACACCTACCATCAATTGCCAATGTGTCTTCCGAGGGATTGACTGCGTGCAATTAGAAGTGAAGGTGTCGACAAACTCACCTAGCGACCGGCCCACCAAGCCTTTGCGAAAGGCTGCGGCGGTACGACACGTGGAGCCGTCCCCACCGCGCTTTGTCGAGATCATTCGCGTCGACCCCGTGTATTCGATCCTCACCATGCTGATGGACGCCGGCTATGCCGCGCTTTCGGTGTTGATTGCCCATTGGTGGATTCCTGGGGCGCTGGAGCAGGACCGCAACCTGGCCCTGTATTCCTGGCTGTTCGTGCCGATCGTGGTTGTGGTTATGACCCTGCGCGGGCTCTACCGACAGAAGCTGAGCCACGGATTTCTCGACGAGTTCGAACCGGTGGAGACATCGATCGCGTTGTCGGCGTTGGGCCTATTGCTGATCATGGTGCTGTTCGTCCCTCGCCTCACGCCGGAGCAGGCCGGCGCCATCTACCTCAGGCCCAGCGACCTGGTGCTTCGGATCTGGGTGTGCGCGGCGGTTCTCATTCCCGCGATCCGGTTGCTCCGATCGTTCTTGAATCGCTGGCTCCGGCGGCGGTTCCATGTCGGGGTGCCAGCCCTGGTGATCGGCTCCGGCCCGGTGGCTCACCAACTCATCACCCGGATGCGCGAGGTGAAGGAGTACGGCTTGTGGCCCGCCGGTGTGTTAGATGATCTGCGGCCGAATGAGTCTGAGAGGTTCGAGATTCCGTACCTCGGCACCACGGGCAACCTCGAGAGTGCAGTAAAGGCAACTCGCGCGGAGGAGCTCATCGTCGCCCCTTCGTCGTTGCCCGACGAACAGCTGGCGCGCGTCGCCAAGCAAGCGCAGCAACTTGGGTTGCGGGTGCGCGTGGTGCCGCGTCTGATGGACGCGGTCGGCACCAGCACCACCATCGAACACCTCGGCGGTGTACCCCTGATGGTGCTGAACCGAGTCGATCCGAAGGGCTGGCAGTTCACGGTCAAGCACGCGTTCGACCGCACGGCCGCACTCCTGGGCCTGCTGCTGATCTCGCCGCTGCTCGCCGTGCTCGCGCTTGCGGTCAAGCTCAGTTCGCCGGGACCGGCTCTCTACAGCCAGGACCGGATCGGACGCGACGGCAAGGTTTTCGGCTGTCTGAAGTTCCGCAGCATGCGCCTCGACGATGAGAACAACGTGCAGTTCGAACCGGAGCACGGGGCGGCGCCCGGCGGGGTCGAGGGCGAGGACCGACGCACATGGATCGGCAAGATCATGCGGAGGACGTCGCTGGACGAACTACCTCAGCTCATCAACGTTCTGCGCGGGCAGATGAGCCTGGTGGGTCCACGCCCGGAACGGCCGGAGTTCGTGGAGCTGTTCGAGATGCATGTGCGCCGCTACGGCGAGCGGCACCGGGTGAAGGCGGGTATGACCGGCTGGGCCCAGGTGCACGGTCTTCGCGGGCAGACGTCGATCGCCGACCGCGCCGAATGGGACAACTACTACATCGACAACTGGTCGCTGATGCTGGACTTCAGAATTCTGCTCCTGACCATCCTTGCGGTGCTCAGACCGATAGAGAACTAGTCCCACCGCGACGCCGAACGCCATCCGCTAATGGCAATTTCCGCAATCGCCGACGCGATGAATACAAGCTCCGATACTTTCTGACATATACGCTCGTCATTGGGGGTTTTGTCGGTGGGTTCGTCGGTGCAAGGTGAACCAGCCCATGTGGGCTTGATACCTGACGGATTGCGGCGCTGGGCGAAGGCCAACGACGCCACCTTGGCAGATGCCTACCTCCAAGGTGCCCGGAAGGTCACCGAAATCCTGTTGGCCCTGCAGCGACGCGGCGTTCAGACCGTGACGGTGTACAACCTCAGTCGAGCGAATCTCGGACGGCGCAGCGACGAGCTGGACGCCGTGTATGGGGCGTCGATGCAATTTCTCACCACGATGATTCCCGACCAATTCGATCACTCCGTCTGCAGTGTTCGGTTGTACGGCGACCGAAATGCGTTGCCGCACAAGTATGTCGCGGCCGCAGAAGATCTGGAATCGGCGATGGATGGCGGCGAATTCCGCATCAACATTCTCGCTGCGTATGACGCACGCGACGAGCTGCAAGCCGCGCATGAGCGGGCTCGACGCGAAGGGTGCCACATCACTGCGGCACTCGACATTCCCATGCTCGACATGGTCATTCGCACCACCCCCGAACCATTGCTCAGCGGGTTCCTGCCCTTGCAGAGCCAGTACGCCCAACTGAACTTCCTGCAGACGCCGCTCAACGACCTCACCGAGCAGGACATCGACGATCTCATCGCCGCCTACCGCCGCTTTCCGCAACTCAGGGGGCGGTAGCGGGGTGGAGGCAGCAAGGAATCCGTTGATCATCGGCGCGGGGCCCGCCGGTCTCACCGCCGCGCTCGCGTTGATGAAACGGGGAATCACGCCTCGCATCTACGAGTCGTCCGCAGACGTCGGCGGCCTGGCCCGCACGCCGACCAGCGGCGACTGGCGCGTCGATCCGGGTGGTCACCGTTTCTTCACCAAGAGCGAGGAGGTCTCCGATGTGTGGAGATCTCTGCTTCCCGCCGATCAGTGGGTCTCCGTACGCAGGAGCTCGGCCATGCTTGTCAACGACCACCTGGTCCGATACCCGCTTCTCGGTCGTGACCTCGTGACCCAGATGGGACTCCGGAGCGGAATCCGCGGCCTGGCGAGCTTTTTCTGGCCCAAATTGCGCAACAGCATGGCCCCGGTGAACGATTCGGAGAGCTTCAGCGATTGGGGTAGGAGACAATTCGGCCGCTATTGGTACGAATTGTTCTTCGACGGGTATGTCCGCAAGACGTGGCTGACCAACCCCGAGAACCTGGCTAGCGAGTGGGCGAACCAGCGCATAAAGCCGATCGGCTGGCACCGGTCTCGTGAGCCGGATCCCCTGGGTGAGGATGCTTTTCGGTATCCCGTGCATGGTCCCGGCCAACTCTGGGAAGCCGCGGCGAAGAAGCTTGCCGATGCGGGCGTGGACATCTGCCTCAATTGCGCCGTGACCAAGATCCACCACACCGGCAGATCCTGGACGATGGAGCTTCAGAACGGCGAGACAGTATCCGGTGACGCCGTGTTCTCGAGCATGCCCCTGCGGAATCTCATCGATACCCTGGAACCCGAACCGCCCCATCGTATTCGGGCAACTGCCGCTACGCTGCGACACCGCGCTGTCATCACCGTCGCCGTCGCACTGCAGAAGCGCTATGACATTCCCTACAACTGGGTGTACACGCCGGGCAAGAACGTTCGGGTCGGCCGGATCCAGAACTACGGACGGTGGTCGAGCGCACTGGCTCCCGCCGATTGGAACGGCACGTATCTCGGCCTCGAATACTTCACGCTCCCCGAGGACGACCTGTGGGTCGCGAGCAGCGAAAGCCTTGGCGCCATTGTCGAACAGGACCTGCGTGAGCTCGGCGTCGCGGACTCCCCCCTCGACAATGTCATCATCGTGCGCTCGCAGTTCGCCTACCCGATCGACGACAAGGCGCGGGAGCGAGGCGTCGCACGCATCCGTGACTACCTGCGTCAGAAGCACCCCACCCTGCACCCGATCGGGCGCAACGGGATGCACCGCTACGACAACCAGGACCACGCGATGCTCAGTGCCATGCACAGCGTCTCCCGGTACATGGGCGAGAACGTTGATCCGTGGCAGGTCAATACCGGTCGCAGCTATCACGAAGCGGGGCTGAAGAACTAAGTGCGACGCCTGCGGTGTACGGCCAACGCGGCCAGGCTCGCTCCGATGACCACACCGACGCATGCGGCAATCCACCAGACCGGGTTGACGCCGCCTTCGTGTGCGGGCTGCGGCGGTGCGGCTGCTTGCGCGTCGATGGTCACCGGATCGCTGCCAGGCAACGAGATCGCCGCAGTTCCATTCAGCGCGGCCCACCGGCGCACGTCGCCGCCGAGCCAGTCGAGCAGTGAATCGAGTTGATCTGGCGCGTTCTCGGAGGTGGCAAAGAGCACCGACCTGCTGCCGATGCGCCCGGCTTGCAGTGACGCGAACGGCTTCGCCGGATCGAGGCTCAACGTGGCCGGACTCCCTCCGCCGATCCGCTGGACTTGGACCGTACCGTCCGTCGAACTCCGCACCGGCGGAACGACTTTGTCGTTGTCCCAACCGTCGGCGGAGATCAGGACAGCCGGCGACTCGCTGTCGATCGCGTCGGCGAGCGGCACCACCTCGGTGTCGATACGCGACGCGCTGAGCCGTTGCAGCCCTTTCATGATCGACACCGCGCGTGCGGTGTCGTCGAACGATTCGGGTTCGACACCGACCTGCACCGTGGGCATCAACGCCTGAGGCAGCGACTGGAATCCGGCCGGGTCGGGAGGATCCGCAGAACTGCTCTCGATGGCGGTGGTGTCATCGATCGTCAGCGTCACCGGTTGGAACTCACCGCACCTTCCGATGTTGCCCGCAATGTCGACGGCGACGGAAAGCTTTGTGTCCCTCTGGAGTTCGGACTGCGGGATGCTGACCGTTCGGTCGATCCTGCCGCTGGAGTCCGCGGCCCACTGATCGATTGTCTCGCCACCCGCCGACACCACCAGAGCTCCGCCGACCGTGGACGGCAATGGCGTGTAAGAACCCAGTAGATGCACGCGTACATCGCGTACCGGCCGCCCGACACGGGTCTGGTCGACATCGACGACTGCCTGTGGTTTGAAAGCCGTTGACTTGACCTCGGACTGTCCGAGCTCGCGGAGCGTGACCCGGTCGGGCGACGGGTCGGATGTCGAATCAATGTGCCCGGTAACCACTTTGGAGGACAGGGCGAGTTTGGACAGGTCGCTGCCCAGCAGCCGCACCTGGTCTCCGAGTTCGTCGGCCGAGCCGGCGATCCTCAATGCGGGCACGCCCCTGGCGCCGTCCTGTAGCGAGACGGCGGCATCCGCCCCCTCGCGGATCACGACATTGCGTTCCAGCGGATCCGACGGTGGCGCTGTTTCACCGTCGGCGAGGGGTGCGATGTCGACTTCGGTGTTCTGCGTGCCGTATCGGCTGACCACAGCCGTTGCGGCCCGCACCGCCGCATCGGATTCCGCGACCGACGGCTGCTGCGGAGTGAAAATCGTCATCTTCTGCAACACCGGCGGAAGGAAGTCCGCGACCAGCGTGGGCGCCGCCTCCTTGCCGGTGTAGTCGATCGCCGCGTCGGTGAGCGCAAGCGGAACCGTCGGGTCGTAAAGGCAATCGCCTTCTTCGGGCAGCAGCCGGCTGCGCACGGTGAACGTGACGGAATTGTCGACGACGCGTGCGCCGGTCAACGGAATCGACAGCGGCGTGTTTTCTGCCACCAGCAACTCGATGCGCGATAAAGTCCGGCCTTCCTGGGTCACGAACAGGGTTCCGCCCCGCACGTATGGCGGCAACTCGACATCGGCGCTCAATGCGCCGGGTGTCAAGCCTTTTGGCACGGGGACGGTGATCGTCTGCGAGGCCTGTAGGCCGTAGAGGGGGATGTCCTTGTCCACGCCGAGAGACGCCAAGGACAGCGTTGGGGCATCCGCCACCTGCCCGGCGTCACCGGGAGCGGCTTTCACCTGTGATGAGCCGAAATTCACGGTAAGAACAGCAACTGCGGCCACGGTCGCCACAACGACCGTCGCCTTCTTCAGAACACACGCAAGGGAAGCCCCCATGAGGCGAAGGTTAGTAGCGTGTGCGGCGATGGACAAACGAGCTACGGAGACATAGCTCACGAAAACGTTGCGACTCCGGATGCGGAAAACCCCCGACACGCCGTGCGTACCGGGGGCTTCTCCTCTTGCGGTCCTGCCTATTTCGCCTTTTCGAGAACCTCGACGAGACGCCAGCGCTTGGTCGCCGACAGCGGGCGCGTCTCCATCAGGGAAACGCGGTCGCCGATACCGGCATCGCCCTGCTCGTCGTGCGCCTTGACCTTGGTGGTGGTCCGGATGATCTTGCCGTAGAGCGGATGGCTCTTGCGAGACTCCAGTTCGACCACGATGGTCTTCTGCATCTTGTCGCTCACCACGTAGCCGATGACCGTCTTACGACGACCGCGGTTCTCCTCGGCGCGCGGAGTGTGCTTCGGGCCCTTGCCCTTTGCCTGATCTTTAGCCTCAGCCATCACGCTTCCTCACCTGCGGGCCCGGATGCCAGGCCCAGTTCACGTTCACGCAGCACGGTGTACACGCGTGCGATTTCCTGGCGCACCGTGCGAAGGCGGCGGTTGTTGGCCAGCTGTCCGGTCGCCATCTGGAAGCGCAGGTTGAACAGCTCTTCCTTCGACTCGCGCAGCTTGTCTTTCAACTCGTCGTCGGTCAGTTCGCGCAGCTCGCCC
It encodes the following:
- a CDS encoding DUF2306 domain-containing protein, which translates into the protein MAYAIRLRAGLSIVLLGVVVAAFLLFSLPPYLTGGTRVPSTFGMHYPLLVAHVMFGSVAMISAVAQIWPGLRRRHPALHRRTGRVYVCAAIPAAAFAMVIGAATPFGPILAASNMLLGAVWLWFTFNGFVAARQQRFAVHRRHMVRSATVALSTIANRVWTPVLFISLQPLRDSVFGGNDEHYLWFVAGLGAWLGWTIPLAGVQWWLTRERQGPASPISQSALMSPG
- a CDS encoding TetR/AcrR family transcriptional regulator — translated: MSDPLPRALEILWEEASAPRRSGGLSRERIVAAAIELADADGLGGLSMARLAERLGCGTMSLYRHVANKDELVTFMLSTAPGPPPGPADSSNWRAGLTDWATGLWNIYHQHPWVLAAAAAGPPADPGQVAWLDAGLAALRGTELTERDKLAAVMAVLHFVRGAAALNIEAAQVEIPDYPMLLRRLLDEQRFPALAAALEAGAFDTADEDHLADFHSGLRQLLDGVATRMTARG
- the zwf gene encoding glucose-6-phosphate dehydrogenase, giving the protein MATTKPQTISYPHPSSRPGRQDDYAVDPHVVVLFGATGDLARRKLIPGLAYLDQSELAPHIEIVATSLEDISTEDFLELAKDAIDEFGTHKLSEEQWTRFSETVTYVPQSEGSEALAAAVTAAEEKLGPDVRRLHYLSVPPKAARAVITTLKDANLIDRSRVVMEKPFGTDLASAVELNDFVHQTFDESQIFRIDHFLGKEAAQNILAFRFANGLFEPIWNRNFIDHIQIDIPETLGLDERANFYESTGAYKDMVVTHLLQVMAFVVMEPPTALEPRAISEEKNKVFRSMLPINCADVVRGQFAGYRDLDGVAKDSDTETFIALKVGIDNWRWAGVPIYLRTGKRMAEGIRIISIAFKEAPRSMFPAGSGVGSQGPDHLTFDLADNSKVSLSFYGKRPGPGMKLDKLSMQFSTQEIDTVGGVLEAYERLILDAMRGDHTLFTTAEGIESLWERSETLINDPPSVKSYPQGTWGPNAIHQLIAPNAWRLPFERAWRENKNGNDC
- a CDS encoding GAF domain-containing protein; the protein is MMSGFDDWLNRALEECARNAGEDVNTYVRRAVASQMVADQRRAETIPIKELLDHLSDSGVLESDSMPDVAAAVSDPGRLQALRSTGLLDSPPEEVYDRITRAAADALDTPFAAMTLIDADRQYFKSTLGMGDMSVPAHRQAPLDQSICQYAVADGSPLVLEDARSDPVFQKHPVVRSGAVIAYLGIPLIDHEGHAIGTLCVFDDKPRMWGTGHVQVLSDLAQLVMDRVFGAGPAASR
- a CDS encoding sugar transferase, giving the protein MEPSPPRFVEIIRVDPVYSILTMLMDAGYAALSVLIAHWWIPGALEQDRNLALYSWLFVPIVVVVMTLRGLYRQKLSHGFLDEFEPVETSIALSALGLLLIMVLFVPRLTPEQAGAIYLRPSDLVLRIWVCAAVLIPAIRLLRSFLNRWLRRRFHVGVPALVIGSGPVAHQLITRMREVKEYGLWPAGVLDDLRPNESERFEIPYLGTTGNLESAVKATRAEELIVAPSSLPDEQLARVAKQAQQLGLRVRVVPRLMDAVGTSTTIEHLGGVPLMVLNRVDPKGWQFTVKHAFDRTAALLGLLLISPLLAVLALAVKLSSPGPALYSQDRIGRDGKVFGCLKFRSMRLDDENNVQFEPEHGAAPGGVEGEDRRTWIGKIMRRTSLDELPQLINVLRGQMSLVGPRPERPEFVELFEMHVRRYGERHRVKAGMTGWAQVHGLRGQTSIADRAEWDNYYIDNWSLMLDFRILLLTILAVLRPIEN
- a CDS encoding undecaprenyl diphosphate synthase family protein, which codes for MGLIPDGLRRWAKANDATLADAYLQGARKVTEILLALQRRGVQTVTVYNLSRANLGRRSDELDAVYGASMQFLTTMIPDQFDHSVCSVRLYGDRNALPHKYVAAAEDLESAMDGGEFRINILAAYDARDELQAAHERARREGCHITAALDIPMLDMVIRTTPEPLLSGFLPLQSQYAQLNFLQTPLNDLTEQDIDDLIAAYRRFPQLRGR
- a CDS encoding FAD-dependent oxidoreductase → MEAARNPLIIGAGPAGLTAALALMKRGITPRIYESSADVGGLARTPTSGDWRVDPGGHRFFTKSEEVSDVWRSLLPADQWVSVRRSSAMLVNDHLVRYPLLGRDLVTQMGLRSGIRGLASFFWPKLRNSMAPVNDSESFSDWGRRQFGRYWYELFFDGYVRKTWLTNPENLASEWANQRIKPIGWHRSREPDPLGEDAFRYPVHGPGQLWEAAAKKLADAGVDICLNCAVTKIHHTGRSWTMELQNGETVSGDAVFSSMPLRNLIDTLEPEPPHRIRATAATLRHRAVITVAVALQKRYDIPYNWVYTPGKNVRVGRIQNYGRWSSALAPADWNGTYLGLEYFTLPEDDLWVASSESLGAIVEQDLRELGVADSPLDNVIIVRSQFAYPIDDKARERGVARIRDYLRQKHPTLHPIGRNGMHRYDNQDHAMLSAMHSVSRYMGENVDPWQVNTGRSYHEAGLKN
- the rpsQ gene encoding 30S ribosomal protein S17, whose protein sequence is MAEAKDQAKGKGPKHTPRAEENRGRRKTVIGYVVSDKMQKTIVVELESRKSHPLYGKIIRTTTKVKAHDEQGDAGIGDRVSLMETRPLSATKRWRLVEVLEKAK
- the rpmC gene encoding 50S ribosomal protein L29 translates to MAVGVTPGELRELTDDELKDKLRESKEELFNLRFQMATGQLANNRRLRTVRQEIARVYTVLRERELGLASGPAGEEA